The proteins below are encoded in one region of Sedimentibacter sp. zth1:
- a CDS encoding ABC-F family ATP-binding cassette domain-containing protein, whose amino-acid sequence MILTANNVSKNYGDKKLLENVTLYINEGDKIGVIGINGTGKSTLLKILADVEDSDSGEIIKKQGDRVIYLPQNPVFNENLTVIEQVFFNTSNEVKNLKEYEAKTILTKLGMTDFDKRVSLLSGGQRKRVAIASALVNSCELLILDEPTNHLDNDMVVWLEGYLKKFNGAIIMVTHDRYFLDRVTNKIIELDKGNLYTYDGNYNKFIELKAMREDFDEASERKRQSVLRKELEWIKRGVRARGTKSKSRIERFEELRDKPLIQVNDKVDLSSVSSRLGKKIIEINNISKSFSDKNIVENFEFTITKDARIGIVGQNGAGKTTFLNLISGRLKPDSGNVEIGQTVKLGYFSQESKEMDLKLKVIDYIKNIAEYIETIDGKISASQMLEKFLFTPDLQYNVIGRLSGGERRRLFLLSILVSAPNVLLLDEPTNDLDIQTLTILEDYLETFKGAVITVSHDRYFLDKVVNAIFEVQGNGIIKLYNGGYSDFHEEKELIQKTTQIDVNVKDEKRSKQEYQQKPKKLKFTFKEQREYETIDDDISMLEEKIEDIGKQMSKNSTDYVKLQDLMNEKDKLQVQLDFKMDRWVYLSDLKEQIENQKNI is encoded by the coding sequence ATGATATTAACAGCAAATAACGTAAGTAAAAATTATGGTGATAAAAAGCTATTAGAAAATGTAACATTGTATATAAATGAGGGTGATAAAATCGGTGTCATTGGTATCAATGGTACTGGTAAATCAACACTTTTAAAGATATTAGCGGATGTGGAAGATTCGGATTCTGGAGAGATTATAAAAAAACAAGGAGATAGAGTTATTTATCTTCCTCAAAATCCTGTTTTCAATGAAAACTTAACAGTTATAGAGCAAGTTTTCTTTAATACATCCAATGAAGTAAAAAATTTAAAGGAGTATGAAGCTAAAACTATACTTACAAAACTGGGAATGACCGATTTTGACAAAAGAGTTAGTCTATTATCAGGTGGTCAAAGAAAAAGAGTTGCAATAGCAAGTGCATTAGTAAATTCATGTGAACTTCTAATATTAGATGAGCCAACAAATCATTTAGATAATGACATGGTAGTATGGTTAGAGGGATATCTAAAAAAATTTAATGGTGCAATAATTATGGTTACACATGATAGATATTTTCTTGATAGAGTAACCAATAAGATTATTGAGCTTGACAAAGGAAATTTATATACATATGATGGAAATTATAATAAATTTATTGAGTTAAAGGCTATGAGAGAAGACTTTGATGAAGCTAGTGAAAGAAAACGTCAAAGCGTATTGAGAAAAGAACTCGAATGGATAAAAAGAGGTGTTCGTGCAAGAGGCACTAAAAGCAAATCTAGAATAGAGAGATTTGAGGAATTAAGAGATAAACCGTTGATTCAAGTTAATGATAAAGTAGATTTAAGTTCTGTCTCTTCAAGGCTCGGTAAAAAAATTATTGAAATAAATAATATTAGTAAAAGTTTTAGCGATAAAAATATTGTAGAAAACTTTGAATTTACAATCACAAAAGATGCAAGAATTGGTATAGTAGGTCAAAATGGTGCAGGTAAAACTACTTTCTTAAATCTTATTAGTGGAAGATTGAAACCTGATAGTGGTAATGTAGAAATAGGTCAAACGGTAAAATTAGGGTATTTTTCACAAGAATCAAAGGAAATGGATTTGAAGCTAAAAGTTATTGATTATATTAAGAATATAGCTGAATATATAGAAACGATTGATGGTAAAATATCTGCTTCACAAATGCTAGAAAAATTTTTATTCACACCTGATTTACAATATAATGTAATTGGTAGACTTTCAGGTGGAGAAAGAAGAAGATTATTTTTACTTAGTATTTTAGTTAGTGCACCCAATGTTTTATTGTTAGATGAGCCAACTAATGACTTGGATATTCAAACATTAACCATATTAGAGGATTATTTAGAAACGTTTAAGGGGGCTGTTATAACGGTTTCCCATGATAGATATTTTCTTGATAAAGTAGTAAATGCAATATTCGAGGTTCAAGGCAATGGCATAATTAAGCTTTATAATGGTGGGTATTCTGACTTCCACGAGGAAAAAGAATTAATTCAAAAGACTACTCAAATTGATGTAAATGTAAAAGATGAAAAAAGAAGCAAGCAAGAATATCAGCAAAAGCCTAAAAAGCTAAAGTTTACTTTTAAAGAGCAAAGAGAGTATGAAACGATAGATGATGATATATCAATGCTTGAAGAAAAAATAGAAGATATAGGTAAACAAATGTCCAAAAATTCAACTGATTATGTAAAATTACAGGATTTAATGAATGAAAAAGACAAATTACAAGTTCAACTAGATTTTAAAATGGATAGATGGGTTTATTTATCTGATTTAAAAGAACAAATAGAAAATCAAAAAAACATATAA
- a CDS encoding DUF116 domain-containing protein yields the protein MCDKEIYNLLVDKSNSSSYYKKIKAISKNVIDEVLIMFRDELDDYVTFQKISSIEKPRTIEEYGLDVLLIGVLWDNYINFAVGIDSKKANYLKKLKKVYNFKLLNKKTRNNIKGKVLTHNLFNISRIKIDYNIENFRKLIDYLIISDEFFEECIRLEAFYMYFLNLDKDEVENFIKKSCICVEKMVIICSPVLDEYLPNLDIYINDVIKEHQNMEDIIFCSKPKLQYYFNMVGAELMNEVYRSEFIKTYKKMIFLPGCMRYNNDCKSTSSKYGFKCQGCSSRCQINKICNMANGQNIEVYIINHASSLFKSNDFACENIGIIGVSCIANLLSGGWLAKRIGFVPQCVLLDYCGCNHWINNTKVTSLNAEYLMDILGIID from the coding sequence ATGTGTGATAAAGAAATATATAATTTGTTAGTGGATAAATCAAACAGCAGTAGTTATTATAAGAAAATAAAAGCTATTTCTAAAAATGTAATAGACGAGGTTTTAATTATGTTTAGAGATGAGCTTGATGATTATGTAACATTTCAAAAAATAAGTTCTATTGAAAAGCCAAGGACTATAGAAGAGTATGGTTTGGATGTATTATTAATAGGTGTTTTGTGGGATAATTATATTAATTTTGCTGTAGGTATTGATTCTAAGAAGGCAAACTATTTAAAAAAATTAAAAAAAGTATACAATTTTAAATTATTAAATAAGAAAACTAGAAATAATATAAAAGGAAAAGTATTAACTCATAACTTGTTTAATATATCTAGAATTAAAATAGATTATAACATTGAAAATTTCAGAAAGTTAATTGATTATTTAATTATATCCGATGAATTTTTTGAGGAATGTATTAGGCTAGAAGCTTTTTACATGTACTTTTTAAATCTAGATAAAGATGAAGTAGAAAATTTCATAAAAAAATCATGTATTTGTGTTGAAAAAATGGTTATTATTTGTTCTCCAGTGTTAGATGAATATTTACCAAATTTAGATATATACATAAATGATGTAATAAAAGAACATCAAAATATGGAGGATATTATATTTTGTAGCAAACCAAAGCTCCAATACTATTTTAATATGGTAGGTGCTGAATTGATGAATGAAGTATATAGAAGTGAATTCATAAAAACATATAAAAAAATGATTTTTCTTCCTGGTTGTATGAGATATAATAATGATTGCAAGTCTACTTCTAGTAAGTATGGCTTCAAGTGCCAAGGCTGTAGTAGTAGATGTCAAATAAATAAGATTTGTAACATGGCAAATGGACAAAATATAGAGGTTTACATTATTAATCATGCATCTAGTTTGTTCAAAAGTAATGATTTTGCTTGCGAAAATATTGGAATAATAGGAGTTTCATGTATAGCAAATTTATTATCTGGTGGATGGTTAGCAAAAAGAATAGGGTTTGTTCCCCAATGTGTATTACTTGATTATTGTGGCTGTAATCATTGGATAAATAATACTAAAGTTACAAGTTTAAATGCAGAATATTTGATGGATATTTTAGGTATTATAGATTAA
- a CDS encoding iron-containing alcohol dehydrogenase has translation MSRFTLPRDLYYGKGSLETLKTLKGKKAIVVVGGGSMKRFGFLDTIVSYLNDANIEVKLFENVEPDPSVETVLRGAEAMKEFNPDWIIAVGGGSPIDAAKAMWTFYEYPETTFEDLITPFNFPELRQKAKFIAIPSTSGTATEVTAFSVITDYAKGIKYPLADFNITPDIAIVDPTLAETMPQKLTAHTGMDALTHAVEAYVSTLNSPFTDPLALKAIEMVFDYLPASYNGDMNAREQMHYGQCLAGMAFSNALLGIVHSMAHKTGAAFSTGHIPHGCANAIYLPYVIKFNAKCAEQRYADIAKFVGLTGNNNAELINNLCDKIDNYNAKFNIPKTLKEFGIVEEEFKQKVKEISELAISDACTGSNPRAITTEEMEKLFNCIYYGTEVNF, from the coding sequence ATGTCAAGATTTACATTACCTAGAGATTTATATTACGGAAAAGGTAGCTTAGAAACATTAAAAACATTAAAGGGTAAAAAAGCTATAGTTGTAGTTGGTGGCGGTTCAATGAAACGCTTTGGATTTTTGGACACTATAGTTTCATATTTAAATGATGCTAATATAGAAGTTAAGTTATTTGAAAATGTTGAACCTGATCCATCTGTTGAAACAGTACTTAGAGGTGCTGAAGCAATGAAGGAATTTAACCCTGACTGGATAATTGCAGTGGGAGGCGGTTCACCAATAGATGCTGCAAAAGCAATGTGGACTTTTTATGAGTACCCTGAAACAACTTTTGAAGACTTAATTACTCCTTTTAATTTTCCTGAGTTAAGACAAAAAGCAAAATTTATTGCTATACCATCAACATCAGGAACAGCAACAGAAGTAACTGCTTTTTCAGTTATAACTGATTATGCTAAAGGAATAAAATATCCATTGGCAGACTTCAATATTACACCTGATATAGCTATAGTAGACCCTACACTTGCTGAAACAATGCCTCAAAAGCTTACTGCTCATACTGGTATGGATGCTTTAACACATGCTGTAGAAGCTTATGTTTCTACTCTTAATTCACCATTTACTGATCCATTAGCTTTAAAGGCTATTGAAATGGTATTTGATTATTTACCAGCATCTTATAATGGTGATATGAATGCTAGAGAGCAAATGCACTATGGTCAATGCTTAGCTGGAATGGCATTCTCAAATGCGCTTCTTGGTATAGTTCACTCTATGGCACACAAAACAGGTGCTGCATTCTCTACTGGACATATTCCACATGGATGTGCAAATGCAATATATTTACCATACGTTATTAAATTTAATGCAAAGTGTGCTGAGCAAAGATATGCTGACATAGCTAAGTTTGTAGGATTAACTGGAAATAATAATGCAGAACTTATTAATAACCTTTGTGACAAAATAGATAACTATAATGCTAAATTCAATATTCCTAAAACATTAAAAGAATTTGGAATAGTTGAAGAAGAATTCAAACAAAAAGTCAAAGAAATATCTGAACTTGCTATAAGTGATGCATGTACTGGTTCAAATCCTAGAGCTATAACAACAGAAGAAATGGAAAAATTATTTAACTGTATTTACTACGGAACAGAAGTTAATTTCTAA
- the proC gene encoding pyrroline-5-carboxylate reductase has translation MYKIGSIGAGNMGLAIIDGSVNCKAFDKTEVAIFDIMPEKIDLCKSKGYTVLPSEQSIIENCEIVLLAVKPQVYESLLAKLKEAKNRPQNQIIITIAAGISTSYIQKFLGDETKIIRIMPNTPLLIGCGACAFSKTQNVNDNEFENIMNIFKNMGEVAVIPENQMNNIIAANGSSPAYVYYFINCIAKSVENMGVDKDVAKKLVAKTFIGAAEMVLKTGKEPEELIKQVCSPGGTTIESIKVFDEKNLYSIIDEGCVKCVERANELNS, from the coding sequence ATGTATAAAATAGGTTCAATAGGAGCTGGAAATATGGGCTTAGCAATAATAGATGGTTCAGTTAATTGCAAGGCCTTTGACAAAACAGAAGTAGCAATTTTTGATATAATGCCTGAAAAGATTGATTTGTGTAAATCTAAAGGCTATACTGTGTTACCATCAGAACAAAGCATTATTGAAAATTGCGAAATAGTATTATTAGCTGTAAAGCCACAAGTATATGAAAGTCTATTAGCTAAATTAAAAGAAGCTAAAAACAGACCTCAAAATCAAATCATTATTACAATAGCAGCTGGAATATCAACATCATATATACAAAAATTTTTAGGAGATGAAACAAAAATTATTAGAATAATGCCTAATACTCCTTTACTTATTGGTTGTGGTGCATGTGCATTTTCAAAAACACAGAATGTTAATGACAATGAGTTTGAAAATATTATGAACATATTTAAAAATATGGGGGAAGTTGCAGTTATACCGGAAAATCAAATGAACAATATAATTGCTGCAAATGGAAGTTCTCCAGCTTATGTATACTATTTTATTAATTGTATAGCAAAGTCAGTTGAAAATATGGGAGTAGATAAAGACGTTGCAAAAAAATTAGTAGCAAAAACATTTATAGGTGCCGCGGAAATGGTATTAAAAACAGGCAAGGAACCTGAAGAATTAATTAAACAGGTTTGTTCTCCTGGAGGAACAACAATAGAATCAATAAAGGTATTTGATGAGAAAAATTTATACAGTATAATAGATGAAGGCTGTGTAAAATGTGTAGAAAGAGCAAATGAATTAAATTCTTAA